Below is a window of Paenibacillus antri DNA.
TATGGATTCAAGTTCCCATCGGCGACAATGCCGAGACTCCGCAAGAGGAACTGTTTTAACAAGCAATACACCATGTTATAGAAGCGTACAAGTCGGGAAAAAATGTCGCATTCCACTGTGGAGGCGGCAAAGGTCGGACGGGTGCCGTAGCCATTGGGACGCTCATATCGCTCGGACTGGCTGACACCATCGCGGATGCGGAACAAAAGGCGAAGGAGATTCGCCCAATCATCAATATTCGCGAACCGCAACGCGCCGCTTTAGAAAAGCTTTATTAACGAAGAAGCCGCCTCCTTAACCATTGGAGGTGGCTTCATTCGTTAGCGACATGAGCAGCAAACCGGTTGTGTCTTCTTCCGCGGGAGAAACGATTTAAGTACATTTAGGAGCATATATTGCTTGTCGGAAGCCTTCCTCCGTTGTTCGTGATTCACGAAGAAGGGTTCCAACTGTTTCGTTTTTGCAGTTACCATCATCTCTGCGACATAAGCTTGTTCCATGCCTCTACCTCTTTCTTAGCAGCAACTTGCCGCTTTCTTCGGTTCTTCCGGGCAGCAGTTCGCTTCGCAGCAATCGTTCGGTTG
It encodes the following:
- a CDS encoding protein-tyrosine phosphatase family protein; translated protein: MEAYKSGKNVAFHCGGGKGRTGAVAIGTLISLGLADTIADAEQKAKEIRPIINIREPQRAALEKLY